The following proteins are encoded in a genomic region of Haloarcula marina:
- a CDS encoding glycoside hydrolase family 13 protein codes for MNTTTNREWWKEAAVYQIYPRSFADSDGDGVGDLRGIVDRVDYLERLGVDVVWVCPVYDSPNADMGYDIRDYRTIMDEMGTMADWDELLAELHDRDMRLLMDLVVNHTSDEHEWFQESRDPDGGKDEWYIWREGSPEEPPNNWISLFGGPAWTYDEAREAWYLHLFDEKQPDLNWENPDVRDAIYDMMNFWLEKGIDGFRMDAISCISKPPGLPDADTGEDWFDMDLYFNGPRIHEFMREMAAETFENYDVMLIGETPGADPEEAKKYYEDGVDMVVHFDHMDVTYGPGGKWSPDYVGMETLASAGDDELDAMLNTMDLADLQAAIRYWDEGVGDEWNCLYMGSHDQTRAVSRFGDDRQYRRESAKLVATFLLSQRATPFLYQGDELGMTNADWDSADDIRDVEARGQVEMLMADHDVPYETIAPFVRNRSRDNARTPMQWDDGENAGFTDGDPWIQVNDNYPEINAAEALDDSDSIYHYYRRLLAFRRESDVLVYGDTEYVLPDETYPNVWAHRRTLDGESVLVVLNWQGEERTLDTDWVDAPVLFGNYAASERDGATLRPYEARILDRSE; via the coding sequence ATGAACACGACAACCAACCGCGAGTGGTGGAAGGAAGCGGCAGTGTACCAGATATACCCCCGTAGCTTCGCCGACAGCGACGGCGACGGCGTCGGCGACCTACGGGGTATCGTCGACAGAGTCGACTACCTCGAGCGGTTGGGCGTCGACGTGGTCTGGGTATGCCCAGTCTACGACTCGCCGAACGCCGACATGGGGTACGACATCCGGGACTACCGGACCATCATGGACGAGATGGGGACGATGGCCGACTGGGACGAGTTGCTCGCGGAACTCCACGACCGGGATATGCGTCTCCTGATGGACCTCGTCGTCAACCACACCTCCGACGAACACGAGTGGTTCCAGGAGTCTCGGGACCCCGACGGCGGGAAAGACGAGTGGTACATCTGGCGTGAAGGGTCGCCCGAGGAACCGCCGAACAACTGGATATCGCTGTTCGGCGGTCCGGCGTGGACTTACGACGAGGCGCGGGAGGCGTGGTATCTGCACCTCTTCGACGAGAAGCAACCCGACTTGAACTGGGAGAACCCCGACGTTCGGGACGCCATCTACGACATGATGAACTTCTGGTTGGAGAAGGGCATCGACGGCTTCCGGATGGACGCCATCTCCTGTATCTCGAAACCGCCGGGCCTCCCGGATGCCGATACCGGCGAAGACTGGTTCGACATGGACCTGTACTTCAACGGGCCGCGAATCCACGAGTTCATGCGGGAGATGGCCGCGGAGACCTTCGAGAACTACGACGTGATGCTCATCGGCGAGACGCCCGGTGCGGACCCCGAGGAGGCGAAGAAGTACTACGAGGACGGCGTCGACATGGTCGTCCACTTCGACCACATGGACGTGACCTACGGCCCCGGCGGGAAGTGGAGTCCCGACTACGTGGGGATGGAGACGCTCGCGTCGGCGGGCGACGACGAACTCGACGCGATGCTGAACACGATGGACCTCGCCGACCTGCAAGCGGCCATCCGCTACTGGGACGAGGGCGTCGGCGACGAGTGGAACTGCCTCTACATGGGGAGTCACGACCAGACGCGGGCCGTCTCCAGATTCGGCGACGACCGCCAGTACCGCCGCGAGTCGGCCAAACTCGTCGCCACGTTCCTCCTCTCACAGCGCGCGACGCCGTTCCTGTATCAGGGCGACGAACTCGGGATGACCAACGCCGACTGGGACAGCGCCGACGACATCCGCGACGTGGAGGCCCGCGGACAGGTGGAGATGCTGATGGCCGACCACGACGTGCCCTACGAGACCATCGCCCCGTTCGTCCGCAACCGGTCCCGAGACAACGCGCGGACGCCGATGCAGTGGGACGACGGCGAGAACGCGGGCTTTACCGACGGCGACCCGTGGATACAGGTCAACGATAACTATCCCGAGATAAACGCCGCGGAGGCGCTCGACGACTCCGACTCGATTTACCACTACTACCGGCGGCTACTGGCGTTCCGACGCGAGTCCGACGTGCTCGTCTACGGCGATACCGAGTACGTCCTCCCCGACGAGACGTACCCGAACGTGTGGGCGCACCGCCGCACGCTCGACGGCGAGTCGGTGCTGGTCGTGCTGAACTGGCAGGGTGAGGAACGGACGCTCGATACTGACTGGGTAGACGCCCCGGTGCTGTTCGGGAACTACGCCGCGAGCGAACGGGACGGGGCGACGCTGCGCCCGTACGAGGCGCGGATTCTCGACCGCAGCGAATAA
- a CDS encoding glycoside hydrolase family 13 protein translates to MDEERAWWKEAVVYQIYPRSFNDSDGDGVGDLQGITDRLDYVASLGADVIWLNPVYDSPQADNGYDIRDYRAIYDEYGTMADWEELLAEVHDRDMRLIMDLVVNHTSTEHEWFQQSRRDEGGYRNYYFWREGDAEHPPNNWKSGFGGSAWASDEEAGMQYLHLFDETQADLDWDEAAVREDVYELMNWWLEKGIDGFRMDVINLISKPEGLPDGDPEQDWVGIEHFANGPRAQEYLAEMAAETYDNYDAMTVGECVGIDVETASDYVSADGPMDMVFHFEHMQVDMGDRWLSPAEWDLSDLKAVMSYWQTELDGWNSLYLTNHDQPRIVSRFADDDEYRVESGKLLGTLLFTLSGTPYVYQGQEIGMTNYPWSGLDELDDLQSIGKVEEAIEAGEIDGFEEVQDIVRARSRDNARTPMQWDDSENAGFTDGDPWLAVNPDYEDVNVAAAEADPDSVLHYYRELVDLRDAHDVFVYGDYELLLPDHEEVWAYRMELDEEAVLVALNFSDTETTVTLDPAAAAADLLVSNYDEQHPNGTELTLRPYEARVYTLN, encoded by the coding sequence ATGGACGAGGAGCGTGCGTGGTGGAAAGAGGCGGTCGTCTACCAAATTTATCCCCGAAGCTTCAACGATAGCGACGGCGACGGTGTCGGTGACTTACAGGGAATCACCGACCGACTCGACTACGTCGCGTCGCTGGGGGCGGATGTCATCTGGCTGAACCCGGTGTACGACTCCCCGCAAGCGGACAACGGCTACGACATCCGTGACTACCGGGCCATCTACGACGAGTACGGAACGATGGCCGACTGGGAGGAACTGCTGGCGGAAGTCCACGACCGGGATATGCGACTCATCATGGACCTCGTGGTCAATCACACGTCGACGGAACACGAGTGGTTCCAGCAGTCCCGCCGCGACGAGGGCGGGTACCGGAACTACTACTTCTGGCGCGAGGGCGACGCCGAGCATCCGCCGAACAACTGGAAGAGCGGGTTCGGCGGGTCCGCGTGGGCGTCCGACGAGGAAGCCGGGATGCAGTACCTCCACCTGTTCGACGAGACGCAAGCCGACCTCGACTGGGACGAGGCGGCCGTCCGCGAGGACGTGTACGAACTGATGAACTGGTGGCTGGAGAAGGGTATCGACGGGTTCCGGATGGACGTCATCAACCTCATCTCCAAACCCGAGGGCCTCCCTGACGGCGACCCCGAACAGGACTGGGTCGGCATCGAACACTTCGCCAACGGCCCGCGCGCCCAAGAGTACTTAGCGGAGATGGCCGCCGAGACGTACGACAACTACGACGCGATGACCGTCGGCGAATGCGTCGGCATCGACGTGGAGACGGCCAGCGACTACGTCTCGGCCGACGGCCCGATGGACATGGTGTTCCACTTCGAGCACATGCAGGTCGACATGGGCGACCGCTGGTTGTCGCCCGCCGAGTGGGACCTCAGCGACCTGAAGGCGGTCATGTCCTACTGGCAGACCGAACTCGACGGGTGGAACTCGCTGTACCTGACGAACCACGACCAACCGCGTATCGTCTCTCGGTTCGCCGACGACGACGAGTACCGCGTCGAGTCCGGCAAACTGCTGGGGACGCTCCTCTTTACGCTCTCGGGCACGCCGTACGTGTATCAGGGCCAGGAAATCGGGATGACGAACTACCCGTGGTCCGGCCTCGACGAACTCGACGACCTCCAGTCCATCGGCAAGGTCGAGGAAGCCATCGAGGCGGGCGAAATCGACGGCTTCGAGGAGGTTCAAGATATCGTCCGAGCGCGCTCGCGTGACAACGCGCGGACGCCGATGCAGTGGGACGACAGCGAGAACGCGGGGTTCACCGACGGCGACCCGTGGCTCGCGGTCAACCCGGATTACGAGGACGTCAACGTGGCGGCCGCCGAGGCCGACCCCGACTCCGTGCTGCACTACTACCGCGAACTGGTCGACCTACGGGACGCCCACGACGTATTCGTCTACGGCGACTACGAACTCCTCCTCCCCGACCACGAGGAGGTGTGGGCTTACCGGATGGAACTGGACGAGGAGGCGGTCCTCGTCGCGCTGAACTTCAGCGACACCGAGACGACAGTCACTCTCGACCCGGCCGCCGCGGCCGCCGACCTACTCGTCTCGAACTACGACGAACAGCATCCGAACGGCACTGAACTGACGCTTCGGCCCTACGAGGCCCGTGTCTACACATTGAACTAA
- a CDS encoding sugar phosphate isomerase/epimerase family protein, with translation MEIGVLTVPLGGQPLEDALAYLDGIGVEAVELGCGGFPGDDHLTRDEYLGDADAQAELHDLLDEYGMSVSALATHNNPLHPDEERASEADTELREAIELADQLGVDAVTCFSGLPAGGPNDEVPNWVTAPWPGEHADAHEYQWEVAVDYWGDLADHAADHGVDVAIEMHPNMLVYEPHGMLELREATNEHIGANFDPSHLYWQGIDVTAAIRLLGEEDAIHHFHAKDTKVYEDNAREKGVLDTTGYTEEADRSWLFRSIGYGHGEGHWKDVVSTLRMVGYDGALSIEHEDSLTSAREGLEKAVDVLDRAVFQTQPGEAYWA, from the coding sequence ATGGAAATCGGTGTCCTGACTGTGCCGCTCGGCGGCCAGCCACTCGAAGACGCACTGGCGTATCTGGACGGTATCGGCGTCGAAGCCGTCGAACTCGGTTGTGGCGGCTTCCCCGGCGACGACCACCTCACGCGCGACGAGTACCTCGGCGACGCCGATGCGCAGGCCGAACTGCACGACCTGCTCGACGAGTACGGGATGTCCGTGAGCGCGCTGGCGACCCACAACAACCCGCTCCATCCCGACGAGGAACGGGCCAGCGAGGCCGACACGGAACTTCGGGAAGCAATCGAACTCGCCGACCAACTCGGCGTCGACGCGGTGACCTGCTTCTCGGGACTCCCCGCTGGCGGTCCGAACGACGAGGTGCCGAACTGGGTGACCGCGCCGTGGCCCGGCGAACACGCCGACGCCCACGAGTACCAGTGGGAGGTCGCCGTCGACTACTGGGGCGACCTCGCCGACCACGCCGCCGACCACGGCGTCGACGTGGCTATCGAGATGCACCCGAACATGCTCGTCTACGAACCGCACGGGATGCTGGAACTCCGCGAGGCCACCAACGAGCACATCGGCGCGAACTTCGACCCCTCGCACCTCTACTGGCAGGGCATCGACGTGACGGCGGCCATCCGCCTGCTCGGCGAGGAGGACGCCATCCACCACTTCCACGCCAAGGACACGAAGGTCTACGAGGACAACGCCCGCGAGAAGGGCGTCCTCGACACGACGGGCTACACCGAGGAGGCCGACCGCTCGTGGCTGTTCCGCTCTATCGGCTACGGCCACGGCGAGGGCCACTGGAAGGACGTGGTCTCCACCCTTCGGATGGTGGGGTACGACGGCGCGCTCTCCATCGAACACGAGGACTCGCTGACGAGCGCGCGCGAAGGACTCGAAAAGGCCGTCGACGTGCTCGACCGCGCCGTCTTCCAGACGCAACCGGGCGAGGCCTACTGGGCGTGA
- a CDS encoding glycoside hydrolase family 13 protein: MGIQHTAPDEIVSDDERAWWKEAVVYQVYPRSFNDSDGDGIGDLAGITEKVDYLDSLGVDVVWLCPVYSSPQRDNGYDISDYRAIHEEYGTMADWETLLDALHDRDMRLIMDLVVNHTSDQHEWFQRSRRREGEYADYYHWQDGRPATEADYDTADGPADEVAPNNWDSIFGGSAWSYDDERGQWYLHLFDETQPDLNWRNPDVRAAVYEMMNWWLEKGIDGFRIDAIDFLSKAEGYPDGDPSASLVGLEQFSHGPRLQEYLRELHDETLANYDATTVGEMGETTVEQVNDYIGEDGPLDMAFQFDHTGVDFGSDGQWDLDDWGKWDLVELKGIIAHKQRAVEWDTLFFGNHDLPRVVSRFGDDGEYRTESAKLFATLLLTMSGTPYIYQGEEIGMTNAEFDSLDEVDDPMTLGKVEEFLDAGAIDAPEDALGIVNYWSRDHARTPMQWDDSENAGFTDGDPWLAVNPNYEEINVAAAEADPDSVLHYYRELVDLREGNDVLVYGTYTDLCPDHESVWAYRMELDEVAVLVTLNVSASVTSVTIDDAARSTALLVANYDDAPTVTDANLTLRPYEARVYSLN; the protein is encoded by the coding sequence ATGGGTATCCAGCACACAGCACCCGACGAAATCGTATCGGACGACGAACGAGCCTGGTGGAAAGAAGCGGTCGTCTATCAGGTGTATCCCCGGAGTTTCAACGACAGCGACGGCGACGGTATCGGCGACCTCGCCGGAATCACGGAGAAAGTCGACTACCTCGATTCGCTCGGTGTCGACGTAGTGTGGCTCTGCCCGGTGTACTCCTCGCCACAGAGAGACAACGGCTACGACATCAGCGACTACCGGGCCATCCACGAGGAGTACGGAACCATGGCCGACTGGGAGACCCTCTTAGACGCGCTCCACGACCGCGATATGCGCCTCATCATGGACCTCGTGGTCAACCACACCTCCGACCAGCACGAGTGGTTCCAGCGCTCGCGCCGCCGCGAGGGCGAGTACGCCGACTACTACCACTGGCAGGACGGCCGCCCGGCCACAGAGGCCGACTACGACACTGCTGACGGCCCCGCGGACGAAGTCGCGCCGAACAACTGGGATTCGATCTTCGGCGGGTCGGCGTGGAGCTACGACGACGAGCGCGGGCAGTGGTATCTCCACCTGTTCGACGAGACGCAACCGGATCTCAACTGGCGGAATCCCGACGTCCGAGCGGCGGTCTACGAGATGATGAACTGGTGGCTGGAGAAGGGCATCGACGGCTTCCGCATTGACGCTATCGACTTCCTCTCGAAGGCCGAGGGGTACCCCGACGGTGACCCGAGCGCGTCGCTCGTCGGCCTCGAACAGTTCAGCCACGGTCCACGGTTACAGGAGTACCTCCGGGAACTGCACGACGAGACGCTCGCGAACTACGATGCGACGACCGTTGGGGAGATGGGCGAGACCACCGTCGAGCAGGTCAACGACTACATCGGCGAGGACGGCCCGCTCGATATGGCCTTCCAGTTCGACCATACGGGTGTCGACTTCGGGTCCGACGGCCAGTGGGACCTCGACGACTGGGGCAAGTGGGACCTCGTGGAGTTGAAGGGGATCATCGCCCACAAGCAACGCGCCGTGGAGTGGGACACGCTGTTTTTCGGCAATCACGACCTCCCTCGCGTCGTCTCTCGGTTCGGTGACGACGGTGAGTACCGAACCGAGAGCGCGAAACTGTTCGCGACGCTCCTGCTGACGATGTCCGGGACCCCCTACATCTATCAGGGCGAGGAGATCGGGATGACGAACGCCGAGTTCGACTCGCTCGACGAGGTGGACGACCCGATGACTCTCGGGAAGGTCGAGGAGTTCCTCGACGCGGGCGCTATCGACGCCCCCGAGGACGCACTGGGCATCGTCAACTACTGGAGCCGCGACCACGCCCGGACGCCGATGCAGTGGGACGACAGCGAGAACGCGGGGTTCACCGACGGCGACCCGTGGCTGGCGGTCAACCCTAACTACGAGGAGATCAACGTCGCCGCCGCCGAGGCCGACCCCGACTCCGTGCTGCACTACTACCGCGAACTGGTCGACCTCCGAGAGGGGAACGACGTCCTCGTCTACGGGACCTACACCGACCTCTGCCCCGACCACGAATCGGTCTGGGCCTACCGAATGGAACTGGACGAGGTGGCCGTTCTCGTCACGCTGAACGTTTCGGCCAGTGTGACGAGCGTGACCATAGACGACGCGGCCCGAAGCACGGCTCTCCTCGTCGCGAACTACGACGACGCCCCGACTGTGACCGACGCAAACCTGACGCTGCGGCCCTACGAGGCCCGCGTCTACTCCCTGAACTAA
- a CDS encoding M24 family metallopeptidase, translating into MSLHARLDSFLDTNGLEAVWFARPNNFTWLTGGDNVVDASAPVGVAAAGYDGDGVTVVTDNIEAPRLRDEELAAGVDVETFQWYEGGLGDAIADVSPTPAAADFDVPGFETLSPTDLRQPLTDEQIEQYRTLSADVAEAVETVAREVSPTDTERDVAAELRRALSVRNTGAPVVLVGGGERAPKYRHYTPKDAELGSYALLSVTAHRNGLYTSCTRTIAFDAPEWLADRTEAAMRVEATALAATQAVGTDGGAASEVFEAVQSAYDAVGWDGEWRNHHQGGAAGFAGREWFGTPSADEAVVLPQAYAWNPTVQGAKSEDTTLVTEDDVETLSTTGEWPTEVVEAVGYDFELARHAPLRR; encoded by the coding sequence ATGAGTCTCCACGCTCGCCTCGATTCGTTTCTCGACACGAACGGTCTCGAAGCCGTCTGGTTCGCCCGACCGAACAACTTCACGTGGCTCACCGGTGGCGACAACGTCGTCGACGCCTCCGCGCCGGTCGGCGTCGCGGCCGCCGGGTACGACGGCGACGGCGTCACCGTCGTCACCGACAACATCGAAGCCCCCCGCCTTCGCGACGAGGAACTGGCCGCAGGTGTCGACGTGGAGACGTTCCAGTGGTACGAGGGCGGCCTCGGCGACGCCATCGCCGACGTGAGTCCGACACCGGCCGCCGCCGACTTCGACGTGCCCGGGTTCGAGACGCTCTCTCCGACCGACCTCCGGCAACCGCTGACCGACGAGCAAATCGAGCAGTACCGCACACTCAGCGCAGACGTGGCCGAGGCCGTCGAGACGGTCGCACGCGAGGTATCGCCGACCGATACCGAACGGGACGTGGCCGCCGAACTGCGACGCGCGCTGTCGGTCCGGAACACGGGCGCGCCCGTCGTCCTCGTCGGCGGTGGCGAACGAGCGCCGAAGTACCGACACTACACGCCGAAAGACGCCGAACTGGGTTCCTACGCGCTCCTCTCGGTGACCGCACACCGCAACGGCCTCTACACCAGTTGCACCCGCACAATCGCCTTCGATGCGCCGGAATGGCTCGCTGACCGCACCGAAGCGGCGATGCGCGTCGAGGCGACGGCGCTCGCGGCGACGCAGGCTGTCGGCACGGACGGCGGGGCGGCGAGCGAGGTGTTCGAGGCCGTCCAGTCCGCGTACGACGCCGTCGGATGGGACGGCGAGTGGCGCAACCACCATCAGGGCGGTGCGGCCGGGTTCGCAGGTAGGGAGTGGTTCGGGACCCCGAGCGCCGACGAGGCGGTCGTTCTCCCGCAGGCCTACGCGTGGAACCCGACGGTACAGGGCGCGAAAAGCGAGGACACGACCCTCGTCACCGAGGACGACGTGGAGACGCTGTCGACCACGGGCGAGTGGCCGACGGAAGTCGTCGAGGCGGTGGGCTACGACTTCGAACTCGCTCGCCACGCGCCGCTTCGGCGATAG
- a CDS encoding Gfo/Idh/MocA family protein has translation MTTEPLDIGVLGYRFMGKAHSNAFARLPMFFDDAPDLNRDVIVGRDEDALEDAADSLGFDRTATDWRDVVDEVDVFYNLGPNHVHADPSIAALEAGTPVFCEKPLAPTLDTAEEMADAAADVDVPAGIAFNYRFIPAIQYAKNLIESGELGEIHHFRGRYLQDWLTDPDAPWSWRNDAEMAGSGALGDLGAHTVDLARFLVGEFDEVSGHLRTFVDERPVEGGETRPVTVDDAYSAQVAFENGVMGTLEASRFANGRKNDHTIEIEGSKGSLKFSLERLNELELLRDGNRGYETILMTDPDDPYLDHWWPPGHIIGWEHTFVHENYEFLSAVASDGAYEPSFADGLAVQRVLDAVERSDEAGEWVDVA, from the coding sequence ATGACCACAGAACCACTCGACATCGGCGTACTGGGGTATCGATTTATGGGCAAAGCGCACTCCAACGCGTTCGCGCGCCTGCCCATGTTCTTCGACGACGCACCCGACCTGAACCGCGACGTTATCGTCGGCCGCGACGAGGACGCACTCGAAGACGCCGCCGACAGCCTCGGGTTCGACCGCACCGCGACGGACTGGCGCGACGTGGTCGACGAGGTGGACGTGTTCTACAACCTCGGGCCGAACCACGTCCACGCCGACCCCTCCATCGCGGCGCTGGAAGCCGGGACGCCGGTGTTCTGCGAGAAACCGCTCGCACCGACGCTCGACACCGCCGAGGAGATGGCCGACGCGGCGGCTGACGTGGACGTTCCGGCGGGTATCGCGTTCAACTACCGGTTCATCCCGGCGATTCAGTACGCGAAGAACCTCATCGAATCGGGCGAACTGGGCGAGATTCACCACTTCCGCGGTCGATACTTGCAGGACTGGCTCACCGACCCCGACGCACCGTGGTCGTGGCGCAACGACGCGGAGATGGCCGGGAGCGGGGCGCTGGGCGACTTGGGCGCGCACACCGTCGACCTCGCGCGGTTCCTCGTCGGCGAGTTCGACGAGGTAAGCGGCCACCTGCGGACGTTCGTGGACGAGCGACCCGTCGAGGGCGGGGAGACCCGTCCCGTCACCGTCGACGACGCCTACTCGGCGCAGGTCGCCTTCGAGAACGGCGTGATGGGGACCCTCGAAGCCTCGCGATTCGCCAACGGACGGAAGAACGACCACACCATCGAAATCGAAGGGTCGAAAGGGAGCCTGAAGTTCTCGCTGGAACGGCTGAACGAACTCGAACTCCTGCGTGATGGGAATCGCGGCTACGAGACGATACTGATGACCGACCCCGACGACCCGTATCTCGACCACTGGTGGCCGCCCGGCCACATCATCGGGTGGGAACACACGTTCGTCCACGAGAACTACGAGTTCCTCTCGGCCGTCGCGAGTGACGGGGCGTACGAACCGAGTTTCGCCGACGGACTCGCCGTCCAGCGGGTGCTGGACGCAGTCGAGCGGAGCGACGAGGCGGGCGAGTGGGTCGACGTGGCCTGA
- a CDS encoding glycoside hydrolase family 13 protein, whose product MAIQHTAPDEIVSDDERAWWKEAVVYQVYPRSFADSDGDGVGDLRGLIDRLDYVASLGVDIIWLNPVYDSPQEDNGYDISDYQAIYEEFGTMADWEDLLDEVHARDMKLVMDLVVNHTSRDHEWFVESRRGNPEYEDYYIWREGDGDGPPNNWESFFGGSAWEYDEEREAYYLHLYDTSQPDLDWTNEDVRQEVFDTIDWWLAKGIDGFRMDVINLLSKVEGLPDGDPDGEWVGAEHFIDGPEMTDYLEAMDEQVLSNYDVMTVGEMPQLTVDEATEYAAEDGPLDMAFHFQHTKLDYDGDERWAVGDWDLTELKEIIGRWQTGLEDEGWNALYWENHDQPRVVSRYGDPENYRRESATMLGTFVLTLRGTPYIYQGQELGMTNAPWDSKESLRDVDAINHAEELLEEPEYEDYDDVKDVVGYRSRDNARTPMQWDDGENAGFTDGDPWIQVNPNHDEINVAAADADEESVLNYYRELIALRKRRDALVYGAYEDLLPGHESVYAYTRTVEGEGGRDRLLVVLNFSDADLTTDLPVEFDDAAVLLSNYDADDDDPSTVSLAPYEARIYQLD is encoded by the coding sequence ATGGCAATCCAGCACACAGCACCCGACGAAATCGTATCGGACGACGAGCGCGCCTGGTGGAAAGAGGCGGTCGTCTATCAGGTGTATCCGCGGAGTTTCGCCGACAGCGACGGCGACGGCGTCGGTGACCTGCGAGGGCTTATCGACCGTCTCGACTACGTCGCCTCGCTCGGCGTCGACATCATCTGGCTCAACCCCGTCTACGACTCTCCCCAGGAAGACAACGGGTACGACATCAGCGACTATCAGGCCATCTACGAGGAGTTCGGGACGATGGCCGACTGGGAAGACCTGCTCGACGAGGTCCACGCCCGGGACATGAAACTCGTGATGGACCTCGTGGTCAACCACACCTCCAGAGACCACGAGTGGTTCGTCGAGTCCCGTCGGGGCAACCCAGAGTACGAGGATTACTACATCTGGCGCGAGGGCGACGGCGACGGGCCGCCGAACAACTGGGAGTCCTTCTTCGGCGGGTCCGCGTGGGAGTACGACGAGGAGCGAGAGGCGTACTACCTGCACCTCTACGACACCTCCCAACCCGACCTCGACTGGACGAACGAAGACGTGCGACAGGAGGTCTTCGACACCATCGACTGGTGGCTGGCGAAAGGTATCGACGGCTTCAGGATGGACGTCATCAACCTGCTCTCGAAGGTCGAGGGCCTCCCGGACGGCGACCCCGACGGCGAATGGGTCGGCGCGGAGCACTTCATCGACGGGCCGGAGATGACCGACTACCTCGAAGCGATGGACGAACAGGTCCTCTCGAACTACGACGTGATGACCGTCGGCGAGATGCCCCAACTGACCGTCGACGAGGCGACGGAGTACGCCGCCGAGGACGGGCCGCTGGACATGGCCTTTCACTTCCAGCACACGAAACTCGACTACGACGGCGACGAGCGCTGGGCCGTCGGCGACTGGGACCTGACCGAACTCAAGGAGATTATCGGCCGCTGGCAGACCGGCCTCGAAGACGAGGGCTGGAACGCGCTCTACTGGGAGAACCACGACCAACCGCGCGTCGTCTCCCGGTACGGCGACCCCGAGAACTACCGCCGCGAGTCGGCGACGATGCTGGGGACGTTCGTTCTCACGCTTCGCGGGACGCCGTACATCTATCAGGGCCAGGAACTCGGGATGACGAACGCGCCGTGGGACTCGAAGGAATCACTGCGTGACGTGGACGCCATCAACCACGCCGAGGAACTCCTCGAAGAACCGGAGTACGAGGACTACGACGACGTGAAAGACGTGGTCGGTTACCGCTCGCGGGACAACGCGCGGACGCCGATGCAGTGGGACGACGGCGAGAACGCGGGGTTCACCGACGGCGACCCGTGGATACAGGTCAACCCGAACCACGACGAGATCAACGTCGCGGCCGCAGATGCCGACGAGGAATCCGTCCTCAACTACTACCGCGAACTCATCGCGCTCCGCAAGCGCCGAGACGCCCTGGTCTACGGCGCGTACGAGGACTTGCTTCCCGGCCACGAGAGCGTGTACGCGTACACGCGCACCGTCGAGGGGGAGGGGGGCCGCGACCGCCTCCTCGTCGTCCTCAACTTCTCGGACGCCGACCTGACCACCGACCTGCCGGTGGAGTTCGACGACGCCGCCGTGTTGCTCTCGAACTACGACGCCGACGACGATGACCCGTCCACGGTGTCGCTCGCGCCCTACGAGGCGCGAATCTATCAACTCGACTGA